Proteins encoded together in one Labrus bergylta chromosome 20, fLabBer1.1, whole genome shotgun sequence window:
- the tagln3b gene encoding transgelin-3b isoform X3 encodes MANRGPSYGLSREVQEKIEQKYDNDLEQRLVDWIVAQCGGNLERPQTGRQNFQKWLMDGTILCRLINSLYPRGKEPVKKILETQMAFKQMEKISQFLQAAEAYGVTTTDIFQTVDLWEGKDMAAVQRTLMALGSVAVTKDDGHYRGDRDWFHRKAQGYRREFSEEQLRQGQSLIGLQMGSNRGASQSGMTGYAPAMLTSIFLELLLS; translated from the exons ATGGCAAACAGAGGGCCCAGCTACGGACTGAGCCGAGAGGTGCAGGAAAAGATCGAGCAGAAGTACGACAATGACCTGGAGCAGCGGCTGGTGGACTGGATAGTTGCACAGTGTGGAGGAAACCTGGAGAGGCCACAGACGGGAAGACAGAACTTCCAGAAATGGCTGATGGATGGGACA ATCCTCTGTAGGCTCATCAATAGTCTTTACCCAAGGGGGAAGGAGCCGGTCAAGAAGATTCTAGAGACGCAGATGGCCTTCAAACAAATGGAGAAAATCTCTCAGTTTCTGCAAGCAGCTGAAGCTTACGGAGTCACAACCACTGACATATTTCAAACTGTGGACCTCTGGGAAG GAAAGGACATGGCAGCAGTGCAAAGAACCCTAATGGCGTTGGGTAGCGTGGCTGTCACTAAGGATGATGGCCATTACAGAGGAGACCGAGACTGGTTTCACAG GAAAGCCCAGGGGTATCGGCGAGAGTTCAGTGAAGAGCAGCTCCGCCAGGGCCAGAGTCTGATCGGCCTGCAGATGGGCAGCAACCGCGGGGCTTCCCAGTCTGGTATGACGGGCTACG CGCCTGCTATGTTAACCTCGATTTTCCTGGAACTGCTGCTTTCCTAA
- the tagln3b gene encoding transgelin-3b isoform X2 — translation MANRGPSYGLSREVQEKIEQKYDNDLEQRLVDWIVAQCGGNLERPQTGRQNFQKWLMDGTILCRLINSLYPRGKEPVKKILETQMAFKQMEKISQFLQAAEAYGVTTTDIFQTVDLWEGKDMAAVQRTLMALGSVAVTKDDGHYRGDRDWFHRKAQGYRREFSEEQLRQGQSLIGLQMGSNRGASQSGMTGYDVLHKKKSKIKAVFVDTLEYLGTPDTTEHLAEMAEMDSEVKKGIKVK, via the exons ATGGCAAACAGAGGGCCCAGCTACGGACTGAGCCGAGAGGTGCAGGAAAAGATCGAGCAGAAGTACGACAATGACCTGGAGCAGCGGCTGGTGGACTGGATAGTTGCACAGTGTGGAGGAAACCTGGAGAGGCCACAGACGGGAAGACAGAACTTCCAGAAATGGCTGATGGATGGGACA ATCCTCTGTAGGCTCATCAATAGTCTTTACCCAAGGGGGAAGGAGCCGGTCAAGAAGATTCTAGAGACGCAGATGGCCTTCAAACAAATGGAGAAAATCTCTCAGTTTCTGCAAGCAGCTGAAGCTTACGGAGTCACAACCACTGACATATTTCAAACTGTGGACCTCTGGGAAG GAAAGGACATGGCAGCAGTGCAAAGAACCCTAATGGCGTTGGGTAGCGTGGCTGTCACTAAGGATGATGGCCATTACAGAGGAGACCGAGACTGGTTTCACAG GAAAGCCCAGGGGTATCGGCGAGAGTTCAGTGAAGAGCAGCTCCGCCAGGGCCAGAGTCTGATCGGCCTGCAGATGGGCAGCAACCGCGGGGCTTCCCAGTCTGGTATGACGGGCTACG ATGTGTTGCACAAGAAGAAATCCAAAATAAAGGCTGTGTTTGTGGATACCCTGGAATACCTGGGGACCCCGGACACAACGGAACACCTGGCAGAGATGGCCGAGATGGACTCAGAGGTGAAAAAGGGGATCAAG GTGAAATAG
- the tagln3b gene encoding transgelin-3b isoform X5, translating to MANRGPSYGLSREVQEKIEQKYDNDLEQRLVDWIVAQCGGNLERPQTGRQNFQKWLMDGTILCRLINSLYPRGKEPVKKILETQMAFKQMEKISQFLQAAEAYGVTTTDIFQTVDLWEGKDMAAVQRTLMALGSVAVTKDDGHYRGDRDWFHRKAQGYRREFSEEQLRQGQSLIGLQMGSNRGASQSGMTGYDLLQYPL from the exons ATGGCAAACAGAGGGCCCAGCTACGGACTGAGCCGAGAGGTGCAGGAAAAGATCGAGCAGAAGTACGACAATGACCTGGAGCAGCGGCTGGTGGACTGGATAGTTGCACAGTGTGGAGGAAACCTGGAGAGGCCACAGACGGGAAGACAGAACTTCCAGAAATGGCTGATGGATGGGACA ATCCTCTGTAGGCTCATCAATAGTCTTTACCCAAGGGGGAAGGAGCCGGTCAAGAAGATTCTAGAGACGCAGATGGCCTTCAAACAAATGGAGAAAATCTCTCAGTTTCTGCAAGCAGCTGAAGCTTACGGAGTCACAACCACTGACATATTTCAAACTGTGGACCTCTGGGAAG GAAAGGACATGGCAGCAGTGCAAAGAACCCTAATGGCGTTGGGTAGCGTGGCTGTCACTAAGGATGATGGCCATTACAGAGGAGACCGAGACTGGTTTCACAG GAAAGCCCAGGGGTATCGGCGAGAGTTCAGTGAAGAGCAGCTCCGCCAGGGCCAGAGTCTGATCGGCCTGCAGATGGGCAGCAACCGCGGGGCTTCCCAGTCTGGTATGACGGGCTACG ACTTGTTGCAGTATCCTCTGTAA
- the tagln3b gene encoding transgelin-3b isoform X4, with translation MANRGPSYGLSREVQEKIEQKYDNDLEQRLVDWIVAQCGGNLERPQTGRQNFQKWLMDGTILCRLINSLYPRGKEPVKKILETQMAFKQMEKISQFLQAAEAYGVTTTDIFQTVDLWEGKDMAAVQRTLMALGSVAVTKDDGHYRGDRDWFHRKAQGYRREFSEEQLRQGQSLIGLQMGSNRGASQSGMTGYGMHRQIM, from the exons ATGGCAAACAGAGGGCCCAGCTACGGACTGAGCCGAGAGGTGCAGGAAAAGATCGAGCAGAAGTACGACAATGACCTGGAGCAGCGGCTGGTGGACTGGATAGTTGCACAGTGTGGAGGAAACCTGGAGAGGCCACAGACGGGAAGACAGAACTTCCAGAAATGGCTGATGGATGGGACA ATCCTCTGTAGGCTCATCAATAGTCTTTACCCAAGGGGGAAGGAGCCGGTCAAGAAGATTCTAGAGACGCAGATGGCCTTCAAACAAATGGAGAAAATCTCTCAGTTTCTGCAAGCAGCTGAAGCTTACGGAGTCACAACCACTGACATATTTCAAACTGTGGACCTCTGGGAAG GAAAGGACATGGCAGCAGTGCAAAGAACCCTAATGGCGTTGGGTAGCGTGGCTGTCACTAAGGATGATGGCCATTACAGAGGAGACCGAGACTGGTTTCACAG GAAAGCCCAGGGGTATCGGCGAGAGTTCAGTGAAGAGCAGCTCCGCCAGGGCCAGAGTCTGATCGGCCTGCAGATGGGCAGCAACCGCGGGGCTTCCCAGTCTGGTATGACGGGCTACGGTATGCATCGTCAGATCATGTAG